One part of the Pirellulales bacterium genome encodes these proteins:
- a CDS encoding beta-ketoacyl-[acyl-carrier-protein] synthase family protein: protein MTPSRHVLITGLGIVCPWGIGKEALWSQWQAGRGGIRRITQFDPTGLPVEYGGEVPDFEPKEHVRPRKSLKVMSREIQFAFTAADLAMRDARLRVGTFPPERLGVVFGADMIYCDAWELIEPIQACMPTGKFEFNRWATEGLPRIMPLWLLKYLPNMPASHVAIANDARGPCNSIILNDVSGLTALAEGVRLIERNLVDLVIVGGVGARLHPTTITFRVEQYLARGTDDPATVCRPFGLQRAGQALGEGAGALILESAEHAAARQATSYGRVAGYALRHEPRRAGQPPRGIAVAAALRACLEAARIDPAELSHVNCQGLGTEPHDQAEADVLARTVGRVPVCALKGAWGNIGAGSGPLELAASLLAQQTGVLPPNINTRPRDPACPVWSDAAEPIPLERRAFVKYNFSMTGQAAAVCVQTEG from the coding sequence ATGACTCCATCCCGCCATGTGCTAATCACTGGCCTGGGAATTGTCTGCCCTTGGGGAATTGGCAAAGAGGCCCTGTGGAGTCAATGGCAAGCGGGCCGCGGCGGCATCCGGCGAATCACTCAATTCGACCCCACGGGATTGCCCGTGGAATACGGCGGCGAAGTCCCGGACTTTGAGCCTAAGGAACATGTTCGCCCCCGCAAAAGCCTGAAAGTAATGTCGCGGGAAATCCAGTTTGCCTTTACCGCGGCGGACCTGGCTATGCGCGATGCCCGGTTGCGCGTGGGGACATTTCCACCAGAGCGGCTGGGGGTGGTCTTTGGCGCGGATATGATTTATTGCGATGCCTGGGAATTGATCGAACCGATTCAGGCCTGCATGCCTACTGGAAAATTTGAGTTTAACCGCTGGGCAACAGAAGGTTTACCGCGGATCATGCCGCTCTGGCTGCTAAAATACTTGCCCAATATGCCCGCCAGCCATGTGGCCATTGCCAACGACGCGCGGGGGCCCTGCAACAGCATTATTTTGAACGATGTCAGCGGGTTGACCGCCCTGGCGGAAGGGGTGCGCCTGATAGAGCGGAATTTAGTGGATCTGGTGATTGTGGGCGGAGTAGGGGCGCGGCTGCATCCCACGACGATTACCTTTCGCGTCGAGCAGTATTTAGCCCGTGGGACGGATGATCCCGCGACAGTCTGTCGGCCTTTTGGATTGCAGCGGGCGGGACAGGCCCTCGGGGAAGGGGCTGGCGCGCTGATTTTGGAATCCGCTGAACATGCCGCCGCCCGGCAAGCAACCAGCTACGGTCGGGTGGCCGGTTACGCCCTACGGCACGAGCCCCGCCGCGCTGGCCAGCCCCCCCGCGGCATCGCCGTGGCCGCCGCGCTGCGGGCCTGTCTGGAGGCGGCGCGAATCGATCCCGCGGAACTTAGCCATGTAAATTGCCAGGGGTTGGGGACGGAGCCGCATGATCAAGCGGAAGCCGACGTCCTGGCCCGAACGGTGGGGCGGGTGCCGGTATGCGCGCTCAAAGGGGCGTGGGGCAACATCGGGGCGGGAAGCGGACCTTTAGAGTTGGCCGCGTCCCTGTTGGCCCAGCAAACGGGTGTATTACCTCCCAATATCAACACGCGTCCACGCGATCCAGCCTGTCCGGTCTGGTCCGATGCCGCTGAACCTATACCCTTGGAACGGCGGGCCTTTGTCAAGTATAACTTTTCGATGACGGGACAAGCGGCGGCGGTCTGCGTCCAGACAGAGGGGTAG
- a CDS encoding PTS sugar transporter subunit IIA produces MSGTEFDLSRLADYLHLSPDKLLRLAERGQIPARRLRGEWRFSEQEIHQWLEQRIGGSNPEDLADMETVLRGPQSQTAGAQLTLSELLLPAAIELNLDARTRPAVFPAIVAVAARTGLVWDNDKLAAALKAREELQSTALEQGVALLHARRPQTHILGDAFVALGRLPSGIPFGNSRNIPTDLFFLICMLEDKSHLQILARISRLIVAPNVLEGLRAADSPQNVLAIIRDAETTFLADAS; encoded by the coding sequence ATGTCCGGCACCGAATTTGACCTGTCGCGTTTGGCCGATTATCTGCATTTATCGCCGGATAAACTGCTGCGCCTCGCCGAGCGGGGTCAAATTCCGGCGCGCCGACTGCGGGGCGAATGGCGTTTTTCCGAACAAGAAATTCATCAGTGGCTCGAACAGCGAATCGGCGGCTCAAATCCCGAAGACCTGGCTGATATGGAAACCGTCTTACGCGGGCCGCAAAGCCAGACTGCCGGCGCTCAATTAACGCTATCGGAGTTGCTGCTGCCAGCGGCGATTGAACTGAATTTGGACGCCCGCACCCGTCCCGCGGTTTTTCCGGCAATTGTGGCGGTGGCCGCCCGCACCGGGCTAGTGTGGGATAACGATAAATTGGCCGCCGCGCTTAAGGCCCGCGAAGAACTGCAAAGCACCGCGCTCGAGCAGGGGGTCGCGCTGTTGCACGCGCGGCGCCCGCAAACACATATCTTGGGGGATGCCTTTGTGGCCTTGGGGCGATTGCCTAGCGGCATCCCCTTTGGCAATAGCCGCAATATTCCCACGGATCTGTTTTTTTTGATTTGCATGCTGGAGGATAAATCCCACCTGCAAATCCTGGCACGCATCAGCCGCTTAATCGTGGCACCAAACGTGTTGGAAGGCCTGCGCGCCGCGGATTCACCGCAAAACGTCCTCGCTATCATCCGCGACGCTGAAACCACTTTTCTGGCGGACGCATCGTGA
- a CDS encoding pyridoxine 5'-phosphate synthase produces MAELGVNIDHVATLRQARRTYEPDPVWAAVLAELGGADGITIHLREDRRHIQDRDLEVLRRTVTVKLNLELACSREIVDVACRVHCDQATLVPEKREEITTEGGLDVIGHRSAVAQAVAQLRENGIIVSLFIDPDEEQIRASRDLGVEAVELHTGSYAHARVGSARELELCKLANAGRLVRELGLTLHAGHGLNYHNVRPVAQIPGMSELNIGHAIMARAMYVGMTAAVREMKSLISPV; encoded by the coding sequence ATGGCGGAATTGGGTGTAAATATCGATCATGTCGCCACACTGCGGCAAGCCCGCCGCACCTACGAGCCGGACCCCGTGTGGGCGGCGGTGTTGGCGGAATTGGGGGGGGCGGATGGCATCACCATTCACCTGCGCGAAGATCGCCGCCATATCCAAGACCGCGATCTAGAGGTCTTGCGGCGAACCGTGACGGTCAAGCTCAATTTAGAACTGGCGTGCAGCCGCGAAATTGTCGATGTGGCGTGTCGGGTGCACTGTGATCAAGCGACCCTCGTCCCTGAAAAACGGGAGGAAATCACGACCGAGGGGGGGCTGGATGTCATTGGGCATCGGTCCGCAGTCGCCCAGGCCGTGGCGCAACTGCGGGAAAATGGCATTATTGTCAGTTTATTTATCGACCCCGACGAAGAGCAAATTCGCGCCAGTCGCGATCTGGGAGTGGAGGCGGTGGAGTTGCATACCGGCTCTTACGCCCACGCGCGGGTTGGTTCGGCCCGGGAATTGGAGTTGTGCAAATTGGCCAATGCCGGCCGTTTGGTAAGGGAATTGGGCCTGACCCTGCACGCGGGGCATGGTTTGAATTATCATAATGTGCGGCCAGTGGCGCAAATCCCCGGCATGTCCGAGTTAAACATCGGCCATGCCATCATGGCCCGGGCCATGTATGTGGGGATGACCGCCGCCGTGCGAGAAATGAAGTCGCTCATATCCCCGGTTTAG